In one Brassica oleracea var. oleracea cultivar TO1000 chromosome C9, BOL, whole genome shotgun sequence genomic region, the following are encoded:
- the LOC106315040 gene encoding glutathione S-transferase T2-like, with protein sequence MDSRNPYSQRSSYVGLLNSQQENFPYGSFPSTVNFGASEIPPFSSQQSEAPGQPEATLVERRERRKWTPTDDEVLISAWLNTSKDVVVGNDQKSGTFWKRVGEYFATSPHGRELSLKGEHLHCKQRWQKINDLTNKFCAAYVAAERQNCSGQNDNDVLKVAHNFFYSDHNLKFNLEHAWCVLRYEQKWINLNTPQASGSSKRKCCEGGSQSSSTTVGDHEIRPEGIKAAKARRNNAQGKALSDYKSMWELKMEDLATKEKLSKLAILDTLLAKKEPLSETEETVKNKLLAEYF encoded by the coding sequence ATGGATTCAAGGAATCCATATAGTCAGCGTTCAAGTTATGTAGGCCTTCTTAACAGTCAACAAGAAAACTTTCCTTATGGAAGTTTTCCTTCTACTGTGAACTTTGGAGCCTCAGAAATCCCTCCTTTCAGTTCCCAACAATCTGAGGCTCCAGGTCAACCTGAAGCCACACTAGTGGAGCGTCGGGAGAGAAGGAAATGGACCCCAACTGATGACGAGGTTCTAATCAGCGCCTGGCTAAACACATCTAAGGATGTTGTTGTAGGAAATGATCAAAAGTCAGGGACCTTCTGGAAACGAGTAGGAGAATACTTCGCAACAAGCCCGCATGGTAGAGAGTTGTCTTTAAAGGGTGAGCATCTCCATTGTAAACAGAGGTGGCAGAAAATCAATGATCTGACGAACAAGTTCTGTGCCGCATACGTTGCTGCAGAGAGACAAAATTGCAGCGGTCAGAATGACAATGACGTTCTAAAGGTGGCTCATAACTTCTTCTACTCTGATCACAACTTAAAGTTTAACCTTGAACATGCGTGGTGTGTGTTGAGGTATGAGCAGAAATGGATAAACCTGAACACTCCTCAAGCTAGTGGCAGTTCAAAGAGAAAATGTTGTGAGGGTGGTTCCCAATCTTCAAGCACCACTGTTGGTGACCATGAGATCCGGCCTGAAGGTATCAAGGCTGCAAAAGCAAGAAGGAATAATGCTCAAGGGAAGGCTCTTTCTGATTATAAGAGCATGTGGGAGCTGAAGATGGAAGATTTGGCGACGAAGGAGAAACTGTCAAAGCTGGCCATATTGGATACTCTCCTTGCTAAAAAGGAACCACTTAGTGAGACTGAAGAAACTGTGAAGAATAAACTCCTGGCAGAGTATTTCTAA